The Thermococcus sp. genome has a segment encoding these proteins:
- the rpl12p gene encoding 50S ribosomal protein P1, whose protein sequence is MEYVYAALLLHAAGKEINEENLKKVLEAAGVTPDEARIKALVAALEGVNIDEVIEKAAMPVAAPVAVAAAPAPAEGGAEQAQEEEEEEEEEVSEEEALAGLGALFG, encoded by the coding sequence ATGGAGTATGTGTATGCCGCTCTGCTACTCCACGCCGCTGGTAAGGAGATAAACGAGGAGAACCTTAAGAAGGTCCTTGAGGCTGCTGGTGTTACCCCGGACGAGGCAAGGATAAAGGCCCTCGTTGCCGCTCTCGAGGGAGTTAACATCGACGAGGTCATCGAGAAGGCCGCCATGCCGGTTGCCGCTCCGGTCGCCGTTGCCGCCGCTCCCGCTCCGGCCGAGGGCGGTGCTGAGCAGGCTCAGGAGGAGGAAGAGGAGGAAGAGGAAGAGGTCAGCGAGGAGGAGGCCCTCGCTGGTCTCGGTGCCCTCTTCGGTTGA
- a CDS encoding 50S ribosomal protein L10 — protein MAHVAEWKKKEVEELTKIIKSHPVIALVDVAGVPAYPLSKMRDKLRGKALLRVSRNTLIELAIKRAAQELGKPDLEKLADYIEGGAAILATEMNPFKLYKLLEESKTPAPAKPGAVVPKDVVIPAGPTSIPPGPLVGEMQALGIPARIEKGKVSIQKDYTVLKAGEVITEQLARILNALGIEPLEVGLNLLAAYEDGIVYTPDVLAIDEEEYINMLQKAYMHAFNLSVNTAYPTKQTIEAIIQKAFLGAKNVAVEAGYITPETVEDIFGRAIRAVLLIAQNLPEELLDEKTKELLNAQAQVAVAAPQPTEEKVEEAEEEEEEEEASEEDALAGLGALFG, from the coding sequence ATGGCCCACGTAGCCGAGTGGAAGAAGAAGGAAGTTGAAGAACTCACCAAGATAATCAAGAGCCACCCAGTGATTGCCCTCGTTGACGTGGCCGGTGTCCCCGCTTATCCGCTCAGCAAGATGCGTGACAAGCTCCGCGGGAAGGCGCTCCTCAGGGTCAGCAGGAACACCCTCATTGAGCTGGCTATAAAGAGGGCCGCTCAGGAGCTTGGTAAGCCGGACCTTGAGAAGCTCGCCGATTACATCGAGGGTGGCGCTGCCATACTTGCCACCGAGATGAACCCCTTCAAGCTCTACAAGCTCCTTGAGGAGAGCAAGACGCCGGCACCGGCCAAGCCCGGAGCAGTCGTTCCGAAGGACGTTGTCATTCCTGCCGGCCCTACCTCAATCCCACCGGGCCCGCTCGTCGGTGAGATGCAGGCCCTTGGAATCCCTGCGAGGATTGAGAAGGGTAAAGTTAGCATCCAGAAGGACTACACCGTGCTCAAGGCCGGTGAGGTTATAACCGAACAGCTCGCGAGAATACTCAACGCTTTGGGAATAGAACCTCTCGAGGTCGGTCTCAACCTGCTCGCGGCCTACGAGGACGGTATCGTTTACACACCTGATGTGCTGGCGATAGACGAGGAGGAGTACATCAACATGCTCCAGAAAGCCTACATGCACGCCTTCAATCTGTCGGTCAACACCGCCTACCCGACCAAGCAGACCATCGAGGCTATCATCCAGAAGGCCTTCCTTGGGGCCAAGAACGTTGCAGTCGAGGCCGGTTACATTACTCCAGAAACAGTCGAGGACATATTTGGCAGGGCTATACGTGCTGTCCTGCTCATAGCCCAGAACCTGCCTGAAGAGTTACTCGACGAGAAGACCAAAGAGCTTTTAAACGCTCAGGCCCAAGTGGCCGTTGCCGCTCCTCAACCAACCGAGGAGAAGGTTGAGGAGGCTGAGGAGGAAGAGGAAGAAGAGGAAGCCAGCGAAGAGGATGCGCTCGCTGGGCTGGGCGCTCTCTTCGGTTGA
- a CDS encoding 50S ribosomal protein L1, whose product MAFDRQKLVEAVKEAKARAKPRNFTQTVEIAVNLKDIDLRKPENRFKLEVVLPHGRGKEPKIAVIADGAVAEAAKKLGLDVISGEQLEEIAKSPREARKLAKRYDFFIAAAPLMPKIGKYLGRYLGPRNKMPQVVPPTMTNLEPIVNKLKRTVRIQLKNNPVVHAPIGTEDMDDEKLAENAEAVLNAIINKLERGENQVKSVYVKTTMGPAVKVER is encoded by the coding sequence ATGGCCTTCGACAGGCAGAAACTCGTGGAAGCGGTGAAGGAGGCGAAGGCCCGGGCTAAGCCGCGTAACTTCACACAGACCGTCGAGATAGCAGTCAACCTCAAGGATATAGACCTCCGCAAGCCGGAGAACAGGTTTAAGCTTGAGGTTGTACTGCCTCACGGTCGTGGGAAGGAGCCCAAAATCGCGGTCATCGCTGATGGTGCCGTTGCCGAGGCGGCTAAAAAGCTCGGGCTGGATGTTATTAGTGGAGAGCAGCTTGAGGAAATAGCGAAGAGCCCAAGGGAAGCGAGGAAGCTTGCGAAGCGCTACGACTTCTTCATAGCGGCGGCACCACTGATGCCAAAGATAGGTAAGTACCTCGGTAGGTACCTAGGTCCGAGGAACAAGATGCCACAGGTCGTTCCGCCGACCATGACTAACCTCGAGCCCATAGTGAACAAGCTCAAGAGAACAGTTAGGATACAGCTCAAGAACAACCCGGTTGTCCACGCCCCGATAGGAACCGAGGACATGGACGATGAGAAGCTCGCCGAAAACGCCGAGGCGGTTCTCAACGCTATCATCAACAAGCTCGAGCGTGGCGAGAACCAGGTGAAGTCAGTGTACGTGAAGACCACAATGGGCCCGGCCGTTAAGGTTGAGAGGTGA
- a CDS encoding 50S ribosomal protein L11: MPQVVEVLVEGGKATPGPPLGPAIGPLGLNVKQVVDEINKATKEFEGMQVPVKIIVEDPKKKTFRIEVGIPPTSQLIKKELGIPKGSSEAGHTPVGNLTMEQVVKIAKMKIDQMLAPTLKAAAKEVIGTALSMGVTVEGKDPREVQREIDEGLYDEIFEKAEE, encoded by the coding sequence ATGCCACAGGTTGTCGAAGTCCTCGTTGAAGGTGGAAAAGCTACACCCGGACCTCCGCTCGGTCCTGCCATCGGTCCCCTAGGACTGAACGTTAAACAGGTTGTTGACGAGATAAACAAGGCCACGAAGGAATTCGAGGGAATGCAGGTTCCCGTCAAGATTATCGTTGAGGACCCCAAGAAGAAGACCTTCAGGATTGAGGTCGGTATTCCGCCGACCAGCCAGCTCATAAAGAAGGAGCTCGGCATTCCGAAGGGCTCAAGTGAGGCCGGCCACACCCCGGTCGGGAACCTCACCATGGAGCAGGTCGTCAAGATAGCCAAGATGAAGATTGACCAGATGCTCGCACCGACGCTTAAGGCAGCTGCCAAGGAAGTCATTGGAACGGCCCTCAGTATGGGCGTTACCGTCGAGGGCAAGGACCCAAGGGAAGTTCAGAGGGAAATTGACGAAGGACTCTACGACGAGATTTTTGAGAAAGCTGAAGAGTGA
- a CDS encoding transcription elongation factor Spt5: MAEGKIFTVSVTVGQETTTANLIYSKAKTYNIPIQAILAPSKVKGYIFVEAPSKSAVDEAIRGIRHAKRVLPGEIPFHEIEHFLEEKPAVSGFEPGDIVELIAGPFKGEKAKVVRVDESKDEIVVELIGSIVPIPVTVRGEYVRLISKRQKE; encoded by the coding sequence ATGGCCGAGGGAAAGATATTCACCGTCAGCGTTACCGTTGGTCAAGAAACAACTACTGCAAACTTGATTTACAGTAAAGCAAAAACGTACAACATCCCAATCCAGGCCATACTAGCCCCGAGTAAGGTTAAAGGTTATATCTTCGTTGAGGCCCCAAGCAAGAGCGCCGTTGATGAAGCTATAAGGGGTATCCGCCACGCCAAGCGCGTTCTCCCGGGCGAGATTCCCTTCCACGAGATTGAGCACTTCCTTGAGGAGAAGCCAGCCGTTAGCGGTTTCGAGCCGGGGGACATCGTTGAGCTCATTGCCGGCCCGTTCAAGGGCGAGAAGGCCAAGGTTGTCAGGGTTGATGAGAGCAAGGACGAAATCGTCGTCGAGCTCATTGGCTCAATCGTCCCGATACCGGTCACGGTGAGGGGCGAATACGTTAGACTTATAAGCAAACGCCAGAAGGAGTGA
- a CDS encoding protein translocase SEC61 complex subunit gamma, whose amino-acid sequence MANIVENIKTFLHESKRVLMVTRKPGMKEFKLAVKITGVGMIIIGLIGMLIRMIGYFITGS is encoded by the coding sequence GTGGCAAACATCGTCGAAAACATTAAAACCTTCCTCCACGAATCCAAGAGGGTTCTGATGGTCACGAGAAAGCCTGGAATGAAGGAGTTCAAGCTCGCAGTCAAGATTACGGGAGTTGGGATGATTATCATTGGCCTGATTGGTATGCTCATCAGGATGATTGGCTACTTCATCACGGGCTCGTGA
- the ftsZ gene encoding cell division protein FtsZ produces MLKLIEDAIERTSAAQPKAVPEVQPQSDIDEELKKLLEQIQAKIYVVGVGGAGCNTVNRMMQVGIEGAKIIAINADAQDLLKIRAHKKILIGKELTRGLGAGNNPKVGEEAARESEREIREALEGADMVFITCGLGGGTGTGAAPVVAEIAKKMGALTVAVVTLPFTVEGIRRIKNAEYGLEKLRKNTDTVIVIPNDKLMEVAPNLPIHMAFKVADEILVQAVKGITELITKPGLVNLDFNDVRAVMKDGGVAMIGIGESDSEKRALEAAQQALNSPLLDVDISGAKGALISISGSDVKLEEAQQIIELVTSKLDPEAQVIWGIQLDEELGKMIRILLVVTGVSSPYAVAEEEENPYVGEEEKRTIRLDLDEL; encoded by the coding sequence ATGCTGAAGCTGATTGAAGATGCCATCGAGAGGACCTCGGCGGCCCAGCCGAAGGCCGTCCCAGAGGTTCAGCCTCAGTCAGACATAGATGAGGAGCTTAAAAAGCTCCTTGAGCAGATTCAGGCTAAGATATACGTCGTCGGTGTCGGCGGTGCTGGCTGTAACACCGTTAACAGGATGATGCAAGTTGGAATAGAGGGTGCCAAGATAATTGCAATCAACGCAGACGCCCAGGATCTCCTCAAGATTAGGGCTCACAAGAAGATACTCATTGGAAAGGAACTCACCCGTGGTCTCGGTGCCGGAAACAACCCGAAAGTGGGTGAGGAAGCGGCCAGAGAAAGCGAGAGGGAAATAAGGGAGGCACTGGAAGGGGCTGACATGGTCTTCATTACCTGTGGTCTCGGAGGTGGAACCGGAACTGGTGCGGCTCCGGTTGTTGCCGAGATAGCTAAGAAGATGGGTGCCCTCACCGTTGCTGTCGTCACGCTTCCCTTCACCGTTGAAGGGATAAGGCGCATCAAAAACGCCGAGTACGGCCTTGAAAAGCTCAGAAAGAACACCGACACGGTAATAGTCATCCCAAACGACAAGCTCATGGAAGTTGCTCCTAACCTGCCGATACACATGGCCTTCAAGGTTGCGGACGAGATACTGGTTCAGGCCGTTAAGGGTATAACCGAGCTCATAACCAAGCCCGGACTTGTTAACCTCGACTTCAACGATGTTAGGGCAGTCATGAAGGACGGTGGCGTGGCAATGATAGGCATAGGTGAGAGCGACAGCGAGAAGAGGGCTTTAGAAGCTGCTCAGCAGGCCCTTAACAGTCCGCTCCTCGACGTTGATATCAGCGGTGCGAAGGGCGCTTTGATAAGCATCAGCGGAAGCGACGTTAAGCTTGAAGAAGCCCAGCAGATAATCGAGCTCGTTACGAGCAAGCTCGACCCAGAGGCTCAGGTCATCTGGGGAATCCAGCTGGATGAGGAGCTCGGCAAGATGATTAGAATCCTCCTCGTCGTTACAGGTGTTAGCTCGCCGTACGCCGTTGCAGAGGAAGAGGAGAACCCCTACGTTGGCGAGGAAGAGAAGAGGACAATCAGGCTTGACCTCGATGAGCTTTGA
- a CDS encoding D-aminoacyl-tRNA deacylase, which yields MDVIMTTKVDLASMNIMKKLIENFGFKETDMVFDGNPVYRNGKTLILTTNDEMIYYDNLDKTIESQLGFKPEIIAFASRHSSKQKLPALTTHVTGNWGKAMYGGKDGSLAIAVPSAMKLALLKMNELNDLGWTVCYEATHHGPSELDVPSFFIEIGSSEEEWVNDRAGEIIAETIVHVLDNYKRVKFKVAVGIGGGHYAPKQTKRALETDLAFGHIAPKYTHPLPKEMLIKAIKRTVEKVDAVYVDWKGSKGETRQLAKGLAEELGLEFIRD from the coding sequence ATGGATGTCATAATGACAACAAAAGTTGACTTAGCCTCAATGAACATAATGAAAAAGCTCATCGAGAACTTTGGCTTTAAGGAAACTGACATGGTCTTTGACGGCAACCCCGTTTATCGCAACGGTAAAACGTTAATCTTGACAACCAACGATGAGATGATTTACTACGACAACCTCGACAAGACTATCGAGAGTCAGCTCGGCTTCAAGCCTGAAATCATAGCTTTTGCCTCCCGCCACTCAAGCAAGCAGAAGTTACCTGCTCTGACAACCCACGTCACCGGGAACTGGGGAAAGGCGATGTACGGTGGAAAGGACGGGAGCCTCGCGATAGCGGTGCCGAGCGCAATGAAACTGGCACTCCTCAAGATGAACGAACTGAACGACCTCGGCTGGACCGTCTGCTATGAAGCCACCCACCATGGACCGAGCGAGCTTGACGTTCCGAGCTTTTTCATCGAGATAGGTTCAAGCGAGGAGGAATGGGTAAATGACAGGGCGGGTGAGATAATAGCCGAGACTATAGTCCACGTCCTTGACAACTATAAGAGGGTCAAGTTCAAGGTTGCCGTCGGGATAGGCGGCGGTCACTACGCGCCAAAGCAGACGAAACGTGCCCTAGAGACCGATTTGGCCTTCGGCCATATCGCGCCAAAATACACCCACCCCCTTCCAAAGGAGATGCTCATCAAGGCTATCAAAAGAACCGTTGAGAAAGTTGATGCTGTCTATGTTGATTGGAAGGGTAGCAAAGGAGAAACCAGACAACTGGCGAAGGGCCTAGCGGAGGAGCTCGGCCTTGAGTTCATCCGGGATTGA
- a CDS encoding TAXI family TRAP transporter solute-binding subunit encodes MKKLTTLALVAVLVLSIVVAGCIGGGQSTETASATGSKSPATQSSETATFSGTITIYTGGTSGVYYPLGSKYAELLNKAGIKAKAVTSGASVSNAKAIGDGNAQAAIMQNDVAYYAYHGLYMFEGKPIKNLRGVAALYPETVQFVVRADSDIKSLQDLAGKKVAIGAPGSGTAVAAEQILKAAGVWDKIQKVNQDFSQAAQALKLGQIDAAVIVSGAPTPAITQIAVTTPVRVIPISDDVLNKLKSEGYIFYVRQVLPKDTYKGMTEDTPTLAVKAILVVSASLPDDVVYEMTKVLFDNVDALRAVHQKAKYISLDTALDGMSIPLHPGAYKYYEEKGLNVPDNIKPPSG; translated from the coding sequence TTGAAGAAGTTAACAACCCTGGCCCTTGTGGCCGTTTTGGTGCTTTCTATAGTGGTCGCTGGGTGTATAGGTGGAGGACAAAGCACAGAAACAGCCAGTGCTACCGGAAGCAAGAGCCCAGCAACTCAAAGTAGTGAAACCGCAACATTCTCAGGGACAATAACTATCTACACTGGTGGAACCAGCGGAGTTTACTACCCTCTCGGTTCAAAATATGCGGAGCTTCTTAACAAGGCGGGGATAAAAGCTAAAGCGGTTACAAGCGGTGCGAGCGTTTCTAACGCCAAAGCAATCGGCGATGGCAACGCCCAAGCCGCTATAATGCAGAACGATGTGGCTTACTATGCATACCACGGGCTTTATATGTTCGAGGGCAAGCCGATAAAGAACCTTCGCGGTGTTGCGGCCCTTTACCCTGAAACTGTCCAGTTCGTTGTCAGGGCTGACAGCGACATAAAGAGCCTTCAGGACTTGGCAGGTAAGAAGGTGGCCATAGGCGCCCCCGGTAGCGGAACGGCAGTCGCCGCAGAGCAGATTCTCAAGGCCGCTGGAGTCTGGGACAAGATTCAGAAAGTCAATCAGGACTTCAGCCAAGCCGCTCAGGCACTCAAACTTGGCCAGATTGACGCCGCTGTTATAGTTTCCGGAGCCCCTACTCCAGCTATAACCCAGATAGCCGTTACAACCCCAGTTAGGGTCATCCCGATTTCTGATGACGTCCTCAACAAGCTCAAGAGTGAGGGCTACATCTTCTACGTCAGGCAGGTTCTCCCCAAGGACACCTACAAGGGAATGACCGAAGATACACCAACCCTGGCCGTTAAGGCCATTCTTGTCGTCAGCGCGAGCCTTCCGGATGACGTCGTTTATGAGATGACTAAGGTTCTCTTCGACAACGTTGACGCCCTCCGCGCCGTCCACCAGAAGGCCAAGTACATAAGCCTTGACACAGCCCTCGACGGTATGAGCATACCGCTCCACCCAGGTGCCTACAAGTACTACGAGGAGAAGGGGCTCAACGTTCCAGACAACATCAAGCCACCGAGCGGGTGA
- a CDS encoding DUF1850 domain-containing protein, whose protein sequence is MRALKRALFFFAIILLATAIFPVNSLVIETQSSSYVYPLGDAWLRIEYNHSVEHSEVIEVIEANSSGMFVRKMLWKDFGAGLPEDIQGREGDYYYKLVDQPLGKSLDYWFIPFNRPKILVDNKTVIKPPVPGLVHFRVERCPLILVIIGRC, encoded by the coding sequence GTGAGGGCCTTGAAAAGGGCCCTTTTCTTTTTTGCCATTATACTCCTCGCCACAGCCATTTTTCCGGTTAACTCATTGGTAATAGAGACCCAATCATCCTCGTATGTCTATCCCCTTGGCGATGCATGGCTAAGGATTGAGTACAACCACAGTGTGGAGCACAGCGAGGTAATAGAGGTCATTGAGGCCAATTCAAGCGGGATGTTCGTCAGAAAGATGCTCTGGAAAGACTTTGGGGCCGGCCTCCCTGAGGACATCCAGGGGAGGGAGGGTGATTACTACTACAAGCTCGTGGACCAGCCACTCGGAAAGAGTCTCGACTACTGGTTCATACCCTTCAACAGGCCCAAAATCCTTGTGGACAACAAAACCGTAATCAAGCCCCCAGTCCCAGGGCTTGTCCATTTCCGTGTTGAGAGATGTCCCCTAATTTTGGTAATCATCGGGAGGTGTTGA